TCAAGAATGAACCCGAATTTCAAAATACTTGATTTTTTCCTTGAAAGCAAAGAAAACATTTGGTTGAGCCTCTGGTGTTTCCGCTTTACTTTTATGGCGCTGGACAATACGATCATCTAGTTGagaaaaatgtattctttGGACAGCTAAGATAGCCATCCTAAGACGGTTGTAGATAAAATTCCGTCTTTCGACACTTTGTCACCTACAGGTATAGGTGTGAGTCTTTTTGGAGATGATAGAGATTTTGTATACCACGTAGAGGCCCTCGAAAAACTCGTTTTGTCCAGCAGATTTGATCGCACCGGTCGGGTACGTGATATAAAATACCTCTGAAAGTGTTTAAAATATCGGttatctaataattatattaattaattaattgtcgATTGTATTTATTAGTGTACGTTTCctgagttattatttttattattcacgTAGAACAAAATGCAATCACAGTTATTTGATGAAGTTCTACGCTATGctgaagagagtgccttcgTCTGGTTATAGTCTCAGGGCGTGGCTCTAACAAGATTGTTAGTAGTAGGTTTTGGTGTATACTcacgaatatatttttttaatacagttgctcAAAAAGTGGAGTATTGCAGAGACGTATAGCGTTCGGTATTCTCTTTCCCAACTGTCAAaacaatttctattaaaaagaaaataccaACCACgaagtttttactaaaaaaatcatagaagtttttatgattcatgcaaatatttctaaaaagaagctagtaatttgtttcaatatcagATGTAATGATTTGATTCAATGAGTTAGGTCAggtttaatttcatttcatctgattaaatttcatttcatatcaataaaaaaattcaactgAAGACTTGGCTGTATGGACATAGTTCCCTTTGGCTACTCAGAATgggtgaagaaaaaaaaatctgcttATATTCTTTTACGGTTGGCGCCATTTTCCAAAAATGTTCTTGCGAGTTTAGTTGTTTGTTGCACAAAAGTAATTTCGAcgacattttcttttaatgaacGCTACCGGAACTCAGTATAATTGCACAAAATGCTTCGGTGAACATTTTACTGGAAAAGTCAAAAAGTCGTTACGTCGTCGTCGAAAGAGAagagaaaaaacaaatattttattataataatataatacagttGCCAAACAATttagcaattttattatattgctaAATTGTTTggcaactgtattaaaaatagttcttCAGTACACGTGCGGAACCGTCATTGCAACTTGTTCCGACTGTCAACACTTACCTTCGGCTGCCCCTCGGCTAGACATTTGTCGGAACTCTTTGCAATGCTTTCCGCActtgtaatgaaatatactattatGTTTCAGTTACTGCACAAAGGGCAAGAGCTATTTGTAAAGACCTGAACTCTCGGAAACCAGATGATGAAGATAGAGATTTAAacggtaattattttatgcttCTGCTTCTTTAGTATACTTACTCCTTTAGGTCTAAATATGAAAACGTAGTtcaagttataataaataaactaatatttgaCATTTCTGAATAAGTAACATTGAACGTAACTcttacttattttttgtttataacctTTAAGTAGAAGGGAAGTTCCTTTTATTCAGAGGTTTTGacaactataatattttttttagatccTGTGGATAATACagctgatttaaaaaaaaatgcaaaaaaacgAAAGGCTACAACAGCACGTACaacaaccaaaaaaaaaactaaacttggAGAATCCACAAAGCCTCAAGAAATAAAAGCTTTAGACGATGATGATATGTTAACGCCAGAATTTATGAAAACTTTATCGAAAGAATTGGAATTATACGAAGAAGAACATAAAGAACTAAAGGAAGCTCAAGAAAAAATTTCTCAGAAATCTTGTCTGCTTAAAGAGTTTATAGAAAAATTGAAATCTTACAACAATGAACAGAATATAGTCGATGATAAATACCAGAAGCTAGTTGAAATAATCAAAgagaaagaaaaacaaatcaatGAACTTAAATTGCAACTGAAAGGGGAAGGGAAAAAGGGGACAGAGGTTGCAAATGACAAAGTAAATTCTGTTACTCGATGGACTTTGAGATATCCTGAAGAAACTGACGATTCATTCGAGTTATTAAGTGACAGTGGTGTGTATGTAAATGGTGTAGCATTTAACTATATTGTAAGGGCGGCGAAAACGATGACTGACTTAGCTCGCATGCTATTACACGAGGTATTCACAGATAAAGCTTTAAATACATGCAATTTTAATTCACTGGATTCAAACGCTATAAATACGTTGGTAGAGTGTGTTAGATTCATCCGCCGACCTAATGGCGTTGGCTTTTAcaatgttgcaaaagaaaatattataagatcCATCAAAACCcggctttattatattaacaaaataccagcataaataattgttaagttaAAAAGGTTGCATGACCAATTGtctatctattatttttgatacgACAAATTGGTCTATGGTCTACCCTTCAGCTgcattttgattatatttttattgttattacataTTCTTTAGCTTAATcattatgtttgtattttatgtGCCATTTTTGAATGTACGTAAGCCACAAAACTAGGCTTAAGGAGAATGTACCTCAGGAAAGTGCTTGTGATAATCACAACTGTGATGGCTTATTTAGGGGATGAGTCCAGGGTTCCAATATGTGAAGCGTTTATATATGTCTcacttgttaaaataataagtgttaaaaatatttttaaactttcaatATTCTTAAAAGTTGAGAGAATTCTTAAATgttagaattatattaaaaaataagtgaaatgttttaaaagcttatatgtattatgaaatatgATGATTTTACCAATGATACAGGTGTTAAaggtttgttttaaataaattgggaaaatatattataatagctatttacctaatattaattatcacaataattttataaacaaagatttgaATGTTCTACCTCAGTTTAATACctactataatttttaatgtatagaataatcatattttttacaaatatacaaatgtaataaatgtaagtGATAAATATTGTACTTTGCAAAATAAATGATCGAACCGTCCGCAACGCATTCACTAATTTTATCCGAACGTGCGGTTCGCTCTCCTTGCAAGAATGTCGGATGAAGAAGACAAAAGCAAGGTGAACCAGAAGCGAAACTTGCCTTTTAAAAGACCAACTCTAAAGATTACCATGACGCGACAAAAAAATGGCTGCCTACAATAGActagttaaaaaatacaaagccATCGATCCAAATGCCAACAGGGACCAATATTATTATGCTTAAGAACATTAATAATCTTAGAACTACGTATAAAAAGAggttgataaaattaataaattataataaatattctttaaataattataataagtatcGGTTGACATTTGACGGCGGATATCGGAAGCGTGTATGCTCTATCCTATATCCCTATAATCGTATGTGTGAAGCCGGCTTAATGAAAATGTtatctaacaaaaaaaacctACTTCAATATGGTTATTTTAGAATCCGTATCTttgatatcaaataataataataatttaatctaaatCGCTACTGTCGATTAGCGCAGTTACGCCCTATTCGCatacatagacataacatttattactaacataacacatatacagaaatacaaaaaataaaaagaatgtaatgtaataatatgtgcttagaatttttttgttgtaaaagtTAGCAGTGTAAGTAGGTCCCAAATTAGATCCCTGAGGCACTTCTCTATCAACAAGGCCCAGAGACGGTGAACCATGTATTCCATCACTTCTCAAAAAGCACACTCTGATATCGGTACCGGAGATAACTACTAAACCACGATTTTGGGATCAATTCCATAGAAACGCAGCTTAGAAATAAGAAGAGTAAGATTGCATTTTAGGAATTGACCGAACAAGGACTATCTTCCATTGTGATGGAAAGGTGTAGGTTGAAAcagttttgttaattatagctgttttaatatttagagtATAAGGAAGCGTTAAAATTAACATGTCCATATAACTTCCGTCAACACTAGTCTTGATGTCCAAAATATGCTTTCCGACGTAAATAAAACTGACAGGTTCCAAAGTAAACGTTCGTTCGCTGAATCATTGTTATTCATCTCATCAGCATCACATAAGTACTGGGGTGGATCATCTGTACGTGCAAAATCACGCAGGCATACAAGTAGTGGGTATACCCGGGTTCTGGGCCCCAGGCAGAACCcggatatatattttcaatataaaaaatctccAATATTTTCCCGCTCAAGGGTGACCAAACCTAAAAATCATGACtgaacaaaactaaaaaaaaagagATTGTATTCTATTCCCACTAAACAGGATGTGCGGAGCCGATAGCACTCACAGCCGAACTGATATTTCTAACCGTTTCAAAGTTAGCTTTCCCAAAACCATAGCTAATTACTTATCACCACCTTATCCTCCTATTTCCTTGACGAAATTCCCAGTCATTATCTTATGAATGCCTAAGTACGAATGCATCGcgttatctactttcctaTATTTACTAACCCAATCTAtggctctaaaagaaaaataataaaactatatctaacCTAGCCTAACGTACGGGTCtaaacaaattacaataaatatacctaacctacattaacaccaatacctataatataattagatgCAAGGGTTACatggtaaaataaaacatttttgttccaggtatcattttttatttatatgttcattatatttctatacaaatttactagcacCATATCATTATTCACTGAGTCACATTTGAAATTTCTAAAGAAGTCTTCTAATCTCATCcccctgaacttgtaatatacatatacccAACAGTACTCTCGACACACCGCTAATAGATAATCCTGAACCGTAACGCTATTGTACCTCCACATGCAAGAATTCCTCCTTAAAAACCCTTCTATTGCCACAATAGGTTTACGTCCAAATGAATCAAAATATTCACCGACTCTTTCGACGCTTATATGTATAGCCACCCAATgagaccccggctgtgaatcagggtcaagattgcatatgataagtgctggcacctgagcataaatcggcaatcgatttgaaggatatacgttgctctgtaggctgggatgtattctacgaagactcatttgcacttctagtgtgttcatactttaatacgCGTTTACTCCGCTACTCTTTTGCTCTTTAACTGACTACATTTCTAactatcaattcatatttgtaccaatgAATTCATTTAAACCCACATAATATGATCTCAACAGAAGTAATGagtctttttataaaacaagtaatgaaggtaaataaaaaccatgtcatattcgtttaggttatattttattattcttaatgtcataattacataagtgattgcttaactactataatccacacatacatttctgtccttatctatttctataatatttgaaaactctgcgtaaactacacagttaattgtttcagtcAATGCGCTCTCGAATCTTACTTCTATTCTTACACTACCATGGCGAACAAGATTTCAATGCACATTTGattaattgaaagaaaaaatcctttttgtattaatttatttttcctgtATTCAAAACTTTTACCTTTACTGATCAGATTacgtaagatatttttaatatgaaatgtcGCGCTGTCCTCTTCCTTGATGAAATAAGTTTTGGATTATGTAAAAACACTCAAATTTCTATGATGACtgccttttgtaaatatatcaacAACTCGCTCATCAGATTCCCTAATTAAGTCATCTATTATAATCAAATGTGGATTTTTACCATCAAACATATGCAATTCCGGTAGTCCTTGGTGGTAATTTACTCCGGGTATATTATAAATCGGTTCCATTTCATCATAACACCATgtaatttccaaaaaaaatctcattacatatactatttttatgtttcatgAAATTTGCAACAAAGATAGATTTTCCACACCCACTTGGTCCTGCTACGATGGCAGCAAAgggatgaataaaatgaatcattattttttgacatCTGTCTTCAGCAGGGAAAGGAATAAAACtaagttgatattttaaaaacaatttttttatatggaatATACAGAAAAATGTAAGTGTAATATCACAATATCaatgtatacgtatatatatgtatacatgtaAAACACaaacttaatttacataaaaaattacaatgccttatatatacaataatgattaacttaattacatactaATGATCAAATAGACTGCATGTTTGAACAAGTATCCATACCTATCAGTAAAATGtggataataaatacaaagggCCCTGTAAAACAGACAGTAGACAATGCattctttaaaacatttttgaaatagtTAAGAACAGAAAAGTATGTAGTAGTTAAGCAATCACATGTAATTGTTaggaacaataaaatatatagacgaTACTTAATTGATTGTTCGTCATTTTCGCTTGTCCAAGTCACGTTTCCAatcattgtattaattaaatatgcgCACCGCTACATGCGAAAAACGTTGAACTACTGTTTATCACCGCTATGACGGCCGTCATGCAAATGACAGCACCGCAATTTGACGTTACGGTGACACTCAATGTTCTCTAGGAAACCTACTCCGATGTTATTTATAGACAACGTGGGTAACGTCACCCAACGCTACATTACGGCTGTTGGATAAAGGCACCGCTTTTTTAGGAAACCTTAGCTTTAACGGACATATGAGTggtaaaatcaaaataacataCCACTATATTGACCAgtacaaaaaagtttattgacATTGACTCCAGAtacacaataatttttttaaccgttctcgaaaaaaaatcttaaccaGAATTCACAATAAAACGCACatcaatgaataattaaacGCACATATCACTATCTATCAAATTGACAACACTGCCAACCTACAGAAAGAATTTAGGGGAATTCCCTAGCATAActtgtcatgaataaagtgGGGCTACAACCTATTTATTTCGAAAATGGTAGATTTTCAAAAGTTCAATTCGATCGAGATTTCTGATATGGATTTCAGGGCCCCCTGAGCTTGGCGACCCCGGGGCACTGTCCCGCCGCGCGTATTGTGTCATGTGTGCATAATGGCCATAATGTTCTCAAGAAAGGCATGTTATGAGTTCTTTACCAACCTTTATGGGagtttatacttttattggATCTAATCATAAACTtctattttaatctatttcaaaaaatcataattatttattcgataaaaaaatagtcaAGTTACAGGGATAAGTATAATAAGGATGGATATCAGGCagcatgtaaaaaaaattaaagactaATATTGCAATTCTAACAGGCTAGTACATAAACTAGTAAAATTTTcatcacaaaatattataatatttatgacgTGCACCATCAATTTATACCTTAGACTCTTCGATacacaataaaatgtaaataatttacaagaaaaaatggttttgttttatttcatcatAGGTCATTTGAATAATATCGCATATGGAGAACTTTGATAAAGGTTCcttgaatattattagtagGTGGGAGATTATTTTCCATAGCTGGCAACATTAGATCCGCCACAGGCCACTGGCGCGCTAACTTATCTAATTCTAGCCGCTAGCGGCACCGAGCACTaactcaaattttaatttacatttcaattttcattaataaatagtgtttattacactatttatttaattatttttatatttatgggaTTGAGGTGAAGTGTTGTGCAGTGTACTTGAAATTACTAGTTTGCCAATAAGTGAATGTAATAGTGCAACCacactatattatattagagtAAGTactattatgaaaaaatatttttgagtgttctgtaacatttttattctactCCGATTGAGAGTAGCGTAATCCTTTGCTCAACCAACCAGCACCAAAATAATGTTGAATTCGAACGAACAAAAAAACGTAAATATGCTGTAGCCTGTAGAGCACATTTGTTTTTGCTTTGATAATGCGACATAGGGTGCAATCAATTTAACTATTGTAAAGAAAGAAAGTGCGATaccgttattattatttttctaataataactaattaattttacatgcAGGTGTGCATTTATAAATAGCATTAGGTTCTTATAGTTATGGTTCATTCCTCTGTTTATTAGagctttaaaaatgtaatttaatattaaattttttcacTACAGATAATGAAccataaatcaaataaagaaTTCTTTGTACTGCAGTTTCTAGAAAGGCCATATGCTTTTTTggatgaatttatttatatacctacAAGTGACGCTATTCAAACCAATGATAGAAAATTCACTGTGTTCACATATCCCATTGATCCAGGCATGAagaatatagtttattatgaTAAATGGCCCTATTTCTTGGGTAAACTGAAATCATCGGCAGGTAAGATGTTtttcatagttttatttatgtgatAGAATTGAAGAAGTGAAATTATGGTTTCCGTCCACCATTTTGTTTCTCTAAAACGCAAccgatatataatttattcaaaaatcaaGTCAGACAGAATTGTTTTTCGGATTTAACTTGCCTATATCGCACCTGTAAAGaagtattttatgtaatagagtgatgttaaaatatatttagaaaaatatctgTTCCGTAAGATGTGGTAAGAATGTTGCTtagtatatatacttttttaatggaaaaatCACAAGTATTATTTTCGGCACTACACGGTTTTGTTAACCATGAATCGTGTGCGTGATGTCTCACCTCGGGGGTGTATTACGAGATTATGAAAGCTAACAATTATCTCCTATCGAAATTGATATATATCacataattgaataattacttttaccctttttataataatttgtaaaacgtCCTTGAAAAATATGCGAAATCTAGCATAACACAAACATGGGCGCCAACGATCTTAGACCGGCTCTTTAATTCCAAAAATAGATTACGTCATGCACCGTTTTTTGTATGATGAAAACaagtgaaattttaatttaaatattgtcttaTGGTGTTTTAAGCTTAAATTTTTCCTAATATATGTCATTTGGATTCTGCTACTTAGTTTTTGTGACATATAGATGTTTTACAAAAACTTCAGTGGTTTACATTTTCTTGTACAGTTTTATAGCATAAAGCTCAGTAGGGAAGATGAgtcctatttttttatttttacaaatctaTGCTGAGGCTATTGTATTGTCGGCAGATGCGTTTCTGTCGctgttttattgatttcttTTTGATACACGTATTTGATAGCCTGACACAGATACAACAAACAAACTTCATCAGTCTTACTAATAAAGATTTATGCACATCATACAAGCCTGttctaagatttttttactaatagtaCCTGAATAGGCAAGTCCTATGTATACGGCTGTTTTCACAAGTGTTTTCTTGTGTTGTGTTTTGTTAGCAAGACTTGTACAATGCTTAAACAACGCAGAGGCCTAGTTTCACGGGTGTTTAAGACAAAAATGGCGTCATTTGATTTGATTTCCCGTTTGTCAGCATTTTTTTACAGTTCatttcaaagatttttttaaggtagttagtatttgttaaaaatggaTTTGCCTGCAACAATCCTTAAACAGGAAGAAGTATCTGCAGGGATCCATAAGTGGATATAGAGGCGTGAAAAGGGCTATCAACTGCACACCTGTTAGAATTAAAAGAATTGGTGGTGATAGTGGGAAATTCTACATAAACAGAAAGGGATTTGTATCCCTGAATGTacattgtgtgtgtgtgtgatgcAACACTACGTATTCTGGCCGTCATGGCACGGTGGAGAGGAAATACTGGCAGGAAATACTACAGGCTGGACATGCTGCTAGAGCTGCTTTTATTGAAACATGTTTTTAAGGCTGTTATTTACATACGTGCGGAAAGTTAAGGacgtgaaataaatataaacgtatggatgtacttatgtacacacgaaa
This is a stretch of genomic DNA from Pieris brassicae chromosome 1, ilPieBrab1.1, whole genome shotgun sequence. It encodes these proteins:
- the LOC123720222 gene encoding uncharacterized protein LOC123720222, translating into MNKKPNKEFFVVQFLERPYAYLDEFIYVPINDAININEKDFTVFTYPIDPGMKNKIYYDRWPYFWGKLRSLEVTAQRARAICKDLNSRKPDDEDRDLNDPVDNTADLKKNAKKRKATTARTTTKKKTKLGESTKPQEIKALDDDDMLTPEFMKTLSKELELYEEEHKELKEAQEKISQKSCLLKEFIEKLKSYNNEQNIVDDKYQKLVEIIKEKEKQINELKLQLKGEGKKGTEVANDKVNSVTRWTLRYPEETDDSFELLSDSGVYVNGVAFNYIVRAAKTMTDLARMLLHEVFTDKALNTCNFNSLDSNAINTLVECVRFIRRPNGVGFYNVAKENIIRSIKTRLYYINKIPA